A window of the Lactuca sativa cultivar Salinas chromosome 5, Lsat_Salinas_v11, whole genome shotgun sequence genome harbors these coding sequences:
- the LOC111885871 gene encoding uncharacterized protein LOC111885871 isoform X4: protein MEQLKELEQVQNIMLMIQSTGAIDSSNNTNADSNRFLANFILFMMQPCGELDMNQKCKLISNHFPKISSAFNKESSPQLCDKGNIVTEASLSHHCDDDMSVGLLQTDCADVAMVTLDSMQRANSTLQDFCRSYFMFHEMDANNAESIFKYLPLLSFTESYIYQLDTINEKLLQLPSDGIPDSDMMTPDWILRFIKSFKNDTFKPLAVLLESYGIYTDRIRDELKCGEEYWALERKLCSALTNKQEIQIEDVMRAIHLKSFDYRVLNLLLYQLNGKDINETHMEFLSVSEFLVEVSDDLFDYEDDVLENNFNILRMFVRIHGASSAPAFLVGRYLVPPLGHGVYHQLLKMKIYIELIQFRYN, encoded by the exons ATGGAGCAATTAAAGGAGCTTGAACAAGTGCAAAATATAATGTTGATGATTCAATCAACTGGCGCAATTGATTCTTCCAACAACACAAATGCTGATTCGAATCGTTTCCTTGCTAATTTCATCCTCTTCATG ATGCAACCATGTGGTGAACTAGATATGAATCAAAAGTGCAAATTGATCTCTAACCATTTTCCAAag ATTTCTTCTGCATTTAATAAGGAATCATCACCCCAGCTTTGTGACAAAG GAAATATTGTCACTGAAGCTTCTCTATCACATCATTGTGATGATGACATGAGTGTTGGATTATTACAAACAGATTGTGCTGATGTGGCAATGGTTACACTTGATTCAATGCAAAGGGCAAATTCTACTTTACaagatttt TGCAGATCTTACTTCATGTTTCATGAAATGGATGCTAATAATGCAGAATCAATATTCAAATACTTACCACTGCTTTcatttacagaaagttacatctATCAG CTGGACACCATAAATGAGAAACTACTGCAACTTCCATCCGATGGAATTCCAGATTCCGACATGATGACACCTGATTGGATTCTAAGATTTATAAAGTCTTTCAAAAATGATACCTTCAAACCACTTGCTGTTCTTCTAGAAAGCTATGGAATATATACAGATAG GATAAGAGATGAGTTGAAATGTGGGGAAGAATACTGGGCTCTAGAAAGAAAACTTTGTTCTGCATTAACAAACAAACAGGAG ATTCAAATAGAAGATGTTATGAGAGCAATTCATCTCAAGTCCTTTGACTATCGAGTCCTAAATCTCCTCTTGTATCAATTGAATGGAAAAGAT ATCAATGAAACACATATGGAGTTCTTATCAGTATCAGAGTTCCTTGTGGAAGTATCTGATGACTT GTTTGACTATGAG gaTGATGTGTTGGAGAACAATTTTAATATCTTGCGAATGTTTGTTAGAATACACGGAGCTTCCTCAGCACCGGCTTTCCTT GTGGGAAGGTATTTGGTCCCCCCCTTGGGACATGGAGTATACCACCAattattgaagatgaagattTATATAGAACTAATTCAGTTTAGGTATAATTAA
- the LOC111885871 gene encoding uncharacterized protein LOC111885871 isoform X2: protein MEQLKELEQVQNIMLMIQSTGAIDSSNNTNADSNRFLANFILFMMQPCGELDMNQKCKLISNHFPKISSAFNKESSPQLCDKGNIVTEASLSHHCDDDMSVGLLQTDCADVAMVTLDSMQRCRSYFMFHEMDANNAESIFKYLPLLSFTESYIYQLDTINEKLLQLPSDGIPDSDMMTPDWILRFIKSFKNDTFKPLAVLLESYGIYTDRIRDELKCGEEYWALERKLCSALTNKQEIQIEDVMRAIHLKSFDYRVLNLLLYQLNGKDINETHMEFLSVSEFLVEVSDDLFDYEDDVLENNFNILRMFVRIHGASSAPAFLAKTIIEAEKKYNSLLNTLDPQLSFKYQKRCEEATKEGGKVFGPPLGTWSIPPIIEDEDLYRTNSV from the exons ATGGAGCAATTAAAGGAGCTTGAACAAGTGCAAAATATAATGTTGATGATTCAATCAACTGGCGCAATTGATTCTTCCAACAACACAAATGCTGATTCGAATCGTTTCCTTGCTAATTTCATCCTCTTCATG ATGCAACCATGTGGTGAACTAGATATGAATCAAAAGTGCAAATTGATCTCTAACCATTTTCCAAag ATTTCTTCTGCATTTAATAAGGAATCATCACCCCAGCTTTGTGACAAAG GAAATATTGTCACTGAAGCTTCTCTATCACATCATTGTGATGATGACATGAGTGTTGGATTATTACAAACAGATTGTGCTGATGTGGCAATGGTTACACTTGATTCAATGCAAAGG TGCAGATCTTACTTCATGTTTCATGAAATGGATGCTAATAATGCAGAATCAATATTCAAATACTTACCACTGCTTTcatttacagaaagttacatctATCAG CTGGACACCATAAATGAGAAACTACTGCAACTTCCATCCGATGGAATTCCAGATTCCGACATGATGACACCTGATTGGATTCTAAGATTTATAAAGTCTTTCAAAAATGATACCTTCAAACCACTTGCTGTTCTTCTAGAAAGCTATGGAATATATACAGATAG GATAAGAGATGAGTTGAAATGTGGGGAAGAATACTGGGCTCTAGAAAGAAAACTTTGTTCTGCATTAACAAACAAACAGGAG ATTCAAATAGAAGATGTTATGAGAGCAATTCATCTCAAGTCCTTTGACTATCGAGTCCTAAATCTCCTCTTGTATCAATTGAATGGAAAAGAT ATCAATGAAACACATATGGAGTTCTTATCAGTATCAGAGTTCCTTGTGGAAGTATCTGATGACTT GTTTGACTATGAG gaTGATGTGTTGGAGAACAATTTTAATATCTTGCGAATGTTTGTTAGAATACACGGAGCTTCCTCAGCACCGGCTTTCCTT GCAAAAACAATAATTGAGGCTGAGAAAAAGTACAACTCCTTACTAAATACTTTGGATCCTCAACTCTCTTTCAAATATCAAAAAAGATGTGAAGAAGCCACAAAAGAAG GTGGGAAGGTATTTGGTCCCCCCCTTGGGACATGGAGTATACCACCAattattgaagatgaagattTATATAGAACTAATTCAGTTTAG
- the LOC111885871 gene encoding uncharacterized protein LOC111885871 isoform X1: MEQLKELEQVQNIMLMIQSTGAIDSSNNTNADSNRFLANFILFMMQPCGELDMNQKCKLISNHFPKISSAFNKESSPQLCDKGNIVTEASLSHHCDDDMSVGLLQTDCADVAMVTLDSMQRANSTLQDFCRSYFMFHEMDANNAESIFKYLPLLSFTESYIYQLDTINEKLLQLPSDGIPDSDMMTPDWILRFIKSFKNDTFKPLAVLLESYGIYTDRIRDELKCGEEYWALERKLCSALTNKQEIQIEDVMRAIHLKSFDYRVLNLLLYQLNGKDINETHMEFLSVSEFLVEVSDDLFDYEDDVLENNFNILRMFVRIHGASSAPAFLAKTIIEAEKKYNSLLNTLDPQLSFKYQKRCEEATKEGGKVFGPPLGTWSIPPIIEDEDLYRTNSV, translated from the exons ATGGAGCAATTAAAGGAGCTTGAACAAGTGCAAAATATAATGTTGATGATTCAATCAACTGGCGCAATTGATTCTTCCAACAACACAAATGCTGATTCGAATCGTTTCCTTGCTAATTTCATCCTCTTCATG ATGCAACCATGTGGTGAACTAGATATGAATCAAAAGTGCAAATTGATCTCTAACCATTTTCCAAag ATTTCTTCTGCATTTAATAAGGAATCATCACCCCAGCTTTGTGACAAAG GAAATATTGTCACTGAAGCTTCTCTATCACATCATTGTGATGATGACATGAGTGTTGGATTATTACAAACAGATTGTGCTGATGTGGCAATGGTTACACTTGATTCAATGCAAAGGGCAAATTCTACTTTACaagatttt TGCAGATCTTACTTCATGTTTCATGAAATGGATGCTAATAATGCAGAATCAATATTCAAATACTTACCACTGCTTTcatttacagaaagttacatctATCAG CTGGACACCATAAATGAGAAACTACTGCAACTTCCATCCGATGGAATTCCAGATTCCGACATGATGACACCTGATTGGATTCTAAGATTTATAAAGTCTTTCAAAAATGATACCTTCAAACCACTTGCTGTTCTTCTAGAAAGCTATGGAATATATACAGATAG GATAAGAGATGAGTTGAAATGTGGGGAAGAATACTGGGCTCTAGAAAGAAAACTTTGTTCTGCATTAACAAACAAACAGGAG ATTCAAATAGAAGATGTTATGAGAGCAATTCATCTCAAGTCCTTTGACTATCGAGTCCTAAATCTCCTCTTGTATCAATTGAATGGAAAAGAT ATCAATGAAACACATATGGAGTTCTTATCAGTATCAGAGTTCCTTGTGGAAGTATCTGATGACTT GTTTGACTATGAG gaTGATGTGTTGGAGAACAATTTTAATATCTTGCGAATGTTTGTTAGAATACACGGAGCTTCCTCAGCACCGGCTTTCCTT GCAAAAACAATAATTGAGGCTGAGAAAAAGTACAACTCCTTACTAAATACTTTGGATCCTCAACTCTCTTTCAAATATCAAAAAAGATGTGAAGAAGCCACAAAAGAAG GTGGGAAGGTATTTGGTCCCCCCCTTGGGACATGGAGTATACCACCAattattgaagatgaagattTATATAGAACTAATTCAGTTTAG
- the LOC111885871 gene encoding uncharacterized protein LOC111885871 isoform X3 → MEQLKELEQVQNIMLMIQSTGAIDSSNNTNADSNRFLANFILFMMQPCGELDMNQKCKLISNHFPKISSAFNKESSPQLCDKGNIVTEASLSHHCDDDMSVGLLQTDCADVAMVTLDSMQRANSTLQDFCRSYFMFHEMDANNAESIFKYLPLLSFTESYIYQLDTINEKLLQLPSDGIPDSDMMTPDWILRFIKSFKNDTFKPLAVLLESYGIYTDRIRDELKCGEEYWALERKLCSALTNKQEINETHMEFLSVSEFLVEVSDDLFDYEDDVLENNFNILRMFVRIHGASSAPAFLAKTIIEAEKKYNSLLNTLDPQLSFKYQKRCEEATKEGGKVFGPPLGTWSIPPIIEDEDLYRTNSV, encoded by the exons ATGGAGCAATTAAAGGAGCTTGAACAAGTGCAAAATATAATGTTGATGATTCAATCAACTGGCGCAATTGATTCTTCCAACAACACAAATGCTGATTCGAATCGTTTCCTTGCTAATTTCATCCTCTTCATG ATGCAACCATGTGGTGAACTAGATATGAATCAAAAGTGCAAATTGATCTCTAACCATTTTCCAAag ATTTCTTCTGCATTTAATAAGGAATCATCACCCCAGCTTTGTGACAAAG GAAATATTGTCACTGAAGCTTCTCTATCACATCATTGTGATGATGACATGAGTGTTGGATTATTACAAACAGATTGTGCTGATGTGGCAATGGTTACACTTGATTCAATGCAAAGGGCAAATTCTACTTTACaagatttt TGCAGATCTTACTTCATGTTTCATGAAATGGATGCTAATAATGCAGAATCAATATTCAAATACTTACCACTGCTTTcatttacagaaagttacatctATCAG CTGGACACCATAAATGAGAAACTACTGCAACTTCCATCCGATGGAATTCCAGATTCCGACATGATGACACCTGATTGGATTCTAAGATTTATAAAGTCTTTCAAAAATGATACCTTCAAACCACTTGCTGTTCTTCTAGAAAGCTATGGAATATATACAGATAG GATAAGAGATGAGTTGAAATGTGGGGAAGAATACTGGGCTCTAGAAAGAAAACTTTGTTCTGCATTAACAAACAAACAGGAG ATCAATGAAACACATATGGAGTTCTTATCAGTATCAGAGTTCCTTGTGGAAGTATCTGATGACTT GTTTGACTATGAG gaTGATGTGTTGGAGAACAATTTTAATATCTTGCGAATGTTTGTTAGAATACACGGAGCTTCCTCAGCACCGGCTTTCCTT GCAAAAACAATAATTGAGGCTGAGAAAAAGTACAACTCCTTACTAAATACTTTGGATCCTCAACTCTCTTTCAAATATCAAAAAAGATGTGAAGAAGCCACAAAAGAAG GTGGGAAGGTATTTGGTCCCCCCCTTGGGACATGGAGTATACCACCAattattgaagatgaagattTATATAGAACTAATTCAGTTTAG
- the LOC111885871 gene encoding uncharacterized protein LOC111885871 isoform X5: protein MEQLKELEQVQNIMLMIQSTGAIDSSNNTNADSNRFLANFILFMMQPCGELDMNQKCKLISNHFPKISSAFNKESSPQLCDKGNIVTEASLSHHCDDDMSVGLLQTDCADVAMVTLDSMQRANSTLQDFCRSYFMFHEMDANNAESIFKYLPLLSFTESYIYQLDTINEKLLQLPSDGIPDSDMMTPDWILRFIKSFKNDTFKPLAVLLESYGIYTDRIRDELKCGEEYWALERKLCSALTNKQEDDVLENNFNILRMFVRIHGASSAPAFLAKTIIEAEKKYNSLLNTLDPQLSFKYQKRCEEATKEGGKVFGPPLGTWSIPPIIEDEDLYRTNSV, encoded by the exons ATGGAGCAATTAAAGGAGCTTGAACAAGTGCAAAATATAATGTTGATGATTCAATCAACTGGCGCAATTGATTCTTCCAACAACACAAATGCTGATTCGAATCGTTTCCTTGCTAATTTCATCCTCTTCATG ATGCAACCATGTGGTGAACTAGATATGAATCAAAAGTGCAAATTGATCTCTAACCATTTTCCAAag ATTTCTTCTGCATTTAATAAGGAATCATCACCCCAGCTTTGTGACAAAG GAAATATTGTCACTGAAGCTTCTCTATCACATCATTGTGATGATGACATGAGTGTTGGATTATTACAAACAGATTGTGCTGATGTGGCAATGGTTACACTTGATTCAATGCAAAGGGCAAATTCTACTTTACaagatttt TGCAGATCTTACTTCATGTTTCATGAAATGGATGCTAATAATGCAGAATCAATATTCAAATACTTACCACTGCTTTcatttacagaaagttacatctATCAG CTGGACACCATAAATGAGAAACTACTGCAACTTCCATCCGATGGAATTCCAGATTCCGACATGATGACACCTGATTGGATTCTAAGATTTATAAAGTCTTTCAAAAATGATACCTTCAAACCACTTGCTGTTCTTCTAGAAAGCTATGGAATATATACAGATAG GATAAGAGATGAGTTGAAATGTGGGGAAGAATACTGGGCTCTAGAAAGAAAACTTTGTTCTGCATTAACAAACAAACAGGAG gaTGATGTGTTGGAGAACAATTTTAATATCTTGCGAATGTTTGTTAGAATACACGGAGCTTCCTCAGCACCGGCTTTCCTT GCAAAAACAATAATTGAGGCTGAGAAAAAGTACAACTCCTTACTAAATACTTTGGATCCTCAACTCTCTTTCAAATATCAAAAAAGATGTGAAGAAGCCACAAAAGAAG GTGGGAAGGTATTTGGTCCCCCCCTTGGGACATGGAGTATACCACCAattattgaagatgaagattTATATAGAACTAATTCAGTTTAG